The following coding sequences are from one Gossypium raimondii isolate GPD5lz chromosome 4, ASM2569854v1, whole genome shotgun sequence window:
- the LOC105766717 gene encoding fructose-bisphosphate aldolase 6, cytosolic yields MSCFISKYADELAKNAAYIGTPGKGILAADESTGTIGKRLSSINVENIEENRRALRELLFTAPGALQYLSGVILFEETLYQKTASGKPFVDVLKEGGVLPGIKVDKGTVELNGTNGETFTQGLDGLAQRCQKYYEAGARFAKWRAVLKISANEPTELAVQENANGLAMYAAICQQCGLVPIVEPEILVDGSHDIQKCAAVTERVLAACYKALNDHHVMLEGTLLKPNMVTPGSDSPKVAPDVIAEYTVRALQRTVPAAVPAIVFLSGGQSEEEATLNLNAMNKLQTKKPWSLSFSFGRALQQSTLKTWAGKEENVKKAQDALLVRCKANSEATLGTYKGDAELCEGAAESLHVKDYKY; encoded by the exons ATGTCTTGCTTCATTAGCAAATACGCCG ATGAGTTGGCTAAAAACGCTGCTTACATTGGCACCCCTGGAAAGGGTATCCTTGCTGCTGATGAATCCACCGGCACCATCGGCAAGCGTCTTTCAAGCATTAATGtagaaaatattgaagaaaacaggCGTGCTCTCCGTGAGCTCCTCTTCACTGCTCCAGGAGCTCTTCAGTACCTCAGTGGTGTTATTCTCTTCGAGGAAACCCTTTATCAAAAAACCGCTTCGG GCAAGCCCTTCGTTGATGTTTTGAAGGAAGGTGGTGTCCTCCCTGGCATCAAGGTCGACAAGGGTACCGTTGAGCTTAATGGAACCAACGGCGAGACTTTCACCCAGGGTCTGGATGGCCTTGCACAGCGATGCCAGAAGTACTATGAAGCTGGTGCTCGCTTTGCTAAATGGCGTGCTGTCCTTAAGATCAGTGCTAATGAGCCTACCGAGCTTGCAGTCCAAGAAAATGCCAACGGGCTAGCTATGTATGCTGCCATCTGCCAGCAATGTGGCCTTGTCCCAATCGTCGAACCTGAAATTCTTGTTGACGGATCTCATGACATTCAAAAGTGTGCTGCAGTGACAGAGCGTGTTCTTGCTGCCTGCTACAAGGCTCTAAATGACCACCATGTCATGCTTGAGGGTACTCTTTTGAAGCCTAACATGGTGACCCCTGGTTCGGACTCCCCGAAGGTTGCCCCAGATGTTATTGCTGAGTATACTGTCCGTGCCTTGCAGCGAACTGTCCCTGCTGCAGTCCCAGCTATTGTATTCTTGTCTGGTGGGCAAAGTGAGGAGGAGGCTACCCTAAACCTTAATGCCATGAACAAGCTCCAGACCAAGAAACCATGGTCACTCTCATTCTCATTCGGACGCGCCCTTCAGCAGAGCACTCTCAAGACCTGGGCAGGAAAAGAGGAGAATGTGAAGAAGGCACAAGATGCTTTGCTCGTTAGGTGCAAGGCTAACTCAGAAGCCACTTTGGGTACATACAAGGGTGATGCAGAGCTTTGTGAGGGTGCTGCAGAGAGCCTTCATGTCAAGGACTACAAATATTAA